From the genome of Vitis riparia cultivar Riparia Gloire de Montpellier isolate 1030 chromosome 2, EGFV_Vit.rip_1.0, whole genome shotgun sequence, one region includes:
- the LOC117905980 gene encoding transcription factor EGL1-like, with product MDTEPQNQGVPENLRNQLALAVRNIQWSYAIFWSISTRQPGALEWGDGYYNGDIKTRKTVQAVEFNADQMGLQRSEQLRELYESLSIGESNPQPRRHSAALSPEDLTDAEWYYLVCMSFVFDIGQGLPGRTLASGQPIWLCNAPNAESKVFSRSLLAKSASIQTVVCFPYLGGVIELGATEMVLEDPSLIQHIKTSFLEIPYPMLSRMSNSRKIREDKDPASAELDHNFLDTNLNPAVLEVCSPNNSSDGFELNQLGEESIMVDCLNGGGASQVQSWQLLEDEFSNCVHNSMNSSDCISQTIMNPEKVVPIPKGEKVNDHCLVDLQECNNTKLTSLDLRDDLHYQCILSSLLSSNQLILGPCFRNSKKESSFVSWKKRGLMGTQKLNTGTQQKLLKKVLFEVAQMHGGCLMSSRDNNGDNDEIWRPEADEITLNHVLSERKRRGKINERFSVLRSLVPSINQVNKVSVLDDTIEYLKELKRRVEELESSKESTEIEARTSRRTPDTAERTSDNYGNDRVGNGKKPLLNKRKACDIDEMEPDSNRVLLKDDSAENITVSMNEKDILIELRCPWRECLLLEIMDAVSNLHLDSQSVQSASVDGILSLTIKSKFKGSSFASAETIRQALQRVVPKC from the exons ATGGATACTGAACCCCAAAATCAAGGAGTACCAGAGAACCTAAGGAACCAGCTTGCCCTTGCTGTTAGAAACATTCAATGGAGCTATGCGATCTTCTGGTCAATTTCAACTAGACAACCAGG GGCACTGGAATGGGGAGATGGGTACTACAATGGAGacatcaaaacaagaaaaaccgtTCAAGCTGTGGAGTTCAATGCCGACCAAATGGGGTTGCAGAGAAGTGAGCAATTGAGAGAACTCTACGAGTCCCTTTCAATAGGTGAATCCAACCCACAACCCAGAAGGCATTCTGCAGCATTATCACCTGAAGACCTCACAGATGCAGAGTGGTATTACTTGGTTTGCATGTCCTTCGTGTTCGATATAGGCCAAGG ATTGCCCGGAAGAACATTGGCTAGTGGCCAGCCTATCTGGCTATGCAATGCTCCTAATGCAGAGAGCAAAGTGTTCAGCCGCTCTCTGCTGGCAAAG AGTGCATCTATCCAG ACTGTGGTATGCTTTCCATATTTAGGAGGTGTGATAGAGCTGGGTGCGACTGAAATG GTTTTGGAGGACCCGAGTCTCATCCAACACATCAAAACTTCTTTTCTGGAGATTCCATACCCCATGCTGTCCAGGATGTCTAATTCCAGAAAGATAAGAGAAGACAAAGACCCTGCTTCTGCAGAGCTTGATCATAATTTTCTTGACACCAACCTTAATCCAGCAGTTTTAGAAGTATGTTCTCCAAATAACAGCTCAGATGGGTTTGAGCTGAATCAATTGGGAGAGGAATCGATTATGGTTGACTGCTTAAATGGTGGGGGAGCTTCTCAGGTACAAAGCTGGCAACTCTTGGAGGATGAATTCAGTAACTGTGTCCATAACTCAATGAACTCTAGTGACTGCATATCTCAGACCATCATGAATCCTGAAAAGGTTGTTCCTATTCCAAAGGGTGAAAAGGTTAATGATCATTGCCTGGTAGACCTTCAGGAATGCAATAACACCAAATTAACCTCATTGGATCTTCGGGATGATCTTCATTATCAGTGTATTCTTTCATCCCTTTTGAGCTCCAACCAGTTGATTTTGGGACCATGCTTTCGAAATTCCAAAAAGGAGTCAAGCTTCGTTAGTTGGAAGAAAAGAGGATTGATGGGTACTCAGAAGCTGAACACTGGAACCcaacaaaaattattgaagAAGGTGCTGTTTGAAGTTGCTCAAATGCATGGTGGTTGCTTAATGAGCTCCCGGGATAATAATGGAGATAACGATGAAATTTGGAGACCGGAGGCTGACGAAATCACTCTGAACCATGTGTTGTCCGAGAGGAAACGGAggggaaaaataaatgaaaggtTCTCGGTTCTCAGATCACTTGTTCCTTCTATTAACCAG GTCAACAAAGTGTCTGTACTTGATGACACCATAGAATACCTGAAAGAGCTCAAAAGAAGAGTTGAAGAGTTGGAATCTAGCAAGGAGTCAACAGAAATAGAGGCAAGAACAAGCAGGAGAACCCCAGATACTGCAGAGAGGACATCTGATAACTATGGCAACGACAGAGTTGGAAATGGCAAGAAACCTTTGTTGAACAAGAGGAAGGCATGTGACATTGATGAAATGGAGCCTGATTCCAACCGGGTTTTACTGAAAGATGATTCAGCTGAAAATATAACAGTCAGTATGAACGAGAAGGATATTCTAATCGAACTGAGGTGTCCATGGAGAGAGTGCTTGTTGCTTGAGATCATGGATGCTGTAAGCAATCTCCATTTAGATTCTCAGTCAGTTCAGTCAGCCAGCGTTGATGGAATTCTTTCTCTGACCATTAAATCAAAG TTTAAGGGATCATCATTTGCATCAGCAGAAACAATCAGACAAGCACTTCAGAGAGTTGTCCCAAAGTGTTGA
- the LOC117932834 gene encoding gibberellin 20-oxidase-like protein isoform X2: protein MEIDETLQEYGSKMVELSKRIVEAVLMSLGDGYERKFNESEFNNCQGYLRLVNYSPPECVEDKEVEGLGMHTDMSCITIVYQDEIGGLQMRSKGGEWIDITPCEGTLVVNIGDLMQGWSNGRLRSSEHRVVLKQFVNRLSLAFFWCFEDEKVVLAPDEIVGEGNSRIYKPFVCLEYLKFRESNEEGKYEKVGYTVKDFAALKLEMK, encoded by the exons ATGGAAATCGA TGAGACGTTGCAAGAATATGGAAGCAAGATGGTGGAATTATCAAAGAGAATTGTGGAGGCTGTATTAATGAGCTTGGGAGATGGGTATGAGAGGAAGTTTAATGAATCTGAATTCAATAACTGTCAGGGGTATTTGAGGTTGGTGAACTACTCGCCGCCTGAGTGTGTGGAAGACAAAGAGGTTGAAGGGCTTGGAATGCACACTGATATGAGTTGTATAACAATAGTCTATCAAGATGAAATTGGTGGGCTTCAAATGAGATCGAAGGGAGGGGAATGGATAGACATAACCCCATGTGAGGGTACTCTTGTAGTTAACATTGGAGATCTGATGCAGGGTTGGAGCAATGGACGATTAAGATCATCTGAACACCGGGTTGTTTTGAAGCAATTTGTGAACCGCCTCTCTCTGGCTTTCTTTTGGTGCTTTGAGGATGAGAAGGTGGTGTTGGCACCAGATGAAATCGTGGGAGAAGGAAACTCGAGGATTTACAAGCCATTTGTTTGCTTGGAATATTTGAAGTTCAGAGAGAGTAACGAGGAAGGTAAGTATGAGAAAGTTGGGTATACTGTAAAAGATTTTGCAGCTTTGAAACTTGAAATGAAGTGA
- the LOC117932834 gene encoding gibberellin 20-oxidase-like protein isoform X1 produces the protein MIMNEPPTPIQLPVLDLSQPVHPSFLTSLSQACEEWGFFHVMNHGIPQDLFSKVCLLSKHIFSLPADSKLKLGPSSSIKTYTPRFIASPFFESLRIAGPDFLASAKSSVAELFDQQNSEFSETLQEYGSKMVELSKRIVEAVLMSLGDGYERKFNESEFNNCQGYLRLVNYSPPECVEDKEVEGLGMHTDMSCITIVYQDEIGGLQMRSKGGEWIDITPCEGTLVVNIGDLMQGWSNGRLRSSEHRVVLKQFVNRLSLAFFWCFEDEKVVLAPDEIVGEGNSRIYKPFVCLEYLKFRESNEEGKYEKVGYTVKDFAALKLEMK, from the exons ATGATAATGAATGAACCACCGACTCCCATACAACTTCCTGTGTTAGATTTATCTCAACCAGTTCACCCCTCTTTTCTAACTTCTCTTTCTCAAGCCTGTGAAGAATGGGGCTTCTTCCATGTAATGAATCATGGTATCCCCCAAGATCTTTTCAGCAAAGTATGTCTTCTTTCAAAGCATATATTTAGCCTTCCTGCAGATTCAAAACTCAAACTGGGGCCATCTTCATCCATCAAAACATACACTCCCCGTTTTATTGCATCTCCCTTCTTTGAAAGCCTGCGAATAGCTGGACCAGACTTCTTGGCCTCTGCTAAGAGTTCTGTTGCTGAACTCTTTGACCAACAAAATTCTGAATTTAG TGAGACGTTGCAAGAATATGGAAGCAAGATGGTGGAATTATCAAAGAGAATTGTGGAGGCTGTATTAATGAGCTTGGGAGATGGGTATGAGAGGAAGTTTAATGAATCTGAATTCAATAACTGTCAGGGGTATTTGAGGTTGGTGAACTACTCGCCGCCTGAGTGTGTGGAAGACAAAGAGGTTGAAGGGCTTGGAATGCACACTGATATGAGTTGTATAACAATAGTCTATCAAGATGAAATTGGTGGGCTTCAAATGAGATCGAAGGGAGGGGAATGGATAGACATAACCCCATGTGAGGGTACTCTTGTAGTTAACATTGGAGATCTGATGCAGGGTTGGAGCAATGGACGATTAAGATCATCTGAACACCGGGTTGTTTTGAAGCAATTTGTGAACCGCCTCTCTCTGGCTTTCTTTTGGTGCTTTGAGGATGAGAAGGTGGTGTTGGCACCAGATGAAATCGTGGGAGAAGGAAACTCGAGGATTTACAAGCCATTTGTTTGCTTGGAATATTTGAAGTTCAGAGAGAGTAACGAGGAAGGTAAGTATGAGAAAGTTGGGTATACTGTAAAAGATTTTGCAGCTTTGAAACTTGAAATGAAGTGA